A genomic window from Vitis riparia cultivar Riparia Gloire de Montpellier isolate 1030 chromosome 16, EGFV_Vit.rip_1.0, whole genome shotgun sequence includes:
- the LOC117933423 gene encoding uncharacterized protein LOC117933423, whose translation MAQGPWAAPEWITSIRYAAPLPAEIFGTFPTLFDYKVIPPVAISNTRIVDPGLKKGNCLISSPLHSIGAYYRMNGFRSYLPYAWKTFYYGSGSGPIFYTILSMNCEQSISDHNYIPIIPCNTTGYSSSSSPTYSYAIVGEYVSVVDMPYSCTISTYMVIQPLKALPESSNLSMSDLQDYLLLGLQLSFLPHFCSSQCKMKGQICNYTAMDENTFHCYNSSNMYKKCE comes from the exons ATGGCGCAAGGACCCTGGGCAGCGCCTGAGTG GATCACAAGTATCAGATATGCAGCCCCTCTTCCTGCGGAGATATTTGGAACATTTCCTACTCTTTTCGATTACAAGGTGATCCCCCCAGTTGCG ATATCAAATACCAGAATAGTGGATCCTGGGCTAAAGAAGGGCAACTGTTTGATCTCCAGTCCTCTTCATTCCATCGGTGCATATTACAGGATGAATGGATTTCGATCTTATTTGCCTTACGCATGGAAAACTTTTTATTATGGTTCGGGTTCTGGACCGATATTCTATACAATACTTTCGATGAACTGTGAGCAGTCAATCAGCGACCACAACTACATTCCTATTATTCCATGCAACACGACAGGCTATTCCTCTTCCTCATCACCAACATACTCTTATGCAATAGTCGGAGAATACGTGTCCGTGGTAGATATGCCGTATTCCTGCACCATCAGCACATACATGGTTATTCAACCGTTGAAGGCACTTCCAGAGTCCAGCAATCTTTCCATGTCAGATTTGCAAGATTACCTGCTTCTGGGGCTTCAGCTTTCATTTTTGCCTCACTTCTGCAGCAGCCAATGCAAAATGAAAGGGCAAATTTGCAACTATACAGCTATGGATGAGAATACCTTTCACTGCTACAACTCAAGCAACATGTACAAAAAATGTGAGTAG